One genomic region from Campylobacter sp. RM16189 encodes:
- the hsrA gene encoding homeostatic response regulator transcription factor HsrA codes for MRILIVEDEVTLNKTIAEGLQEFGYQTDSSENFKDAEYYIGIRNYDLVLTDWMLPDGDGVDLISVIKNKSPRTAVVVLSAKDDKDSEVKAFRVGADDYIKKPFDFDVLVARIEARLRFGGTNVIKIDDLIIDPDEEKITYLGQDIELKGKPFEVLTHLARHSDQIVSKEQLLDAIWEEPELVTPNVIEVAINQIRQKMDKPLNISTIETVRRRGYRFCFPKKA; via the coding sequence ATGAGAATTTTAATAGTAGAAGACGAAGTAACGTTAAATAAAACGATTGCTGAGGGCTTACAAGAATTTGGATATCAGACCGATAGTTCTGAAAATTTTAAAGATGCCGAATACTATATAGGCATTAGAAACTATGATCTCGTGCTTACAGATTGGATGCTGCCTGATGGAGACGGTGTTGATCTAATAAGTGTTATTAAAAATAAATCTCCAAGAACCGCTGTTGTAGTTCTATCTGCTAAAGATGACAAGGATAGCGAGGTTAAGGCGTTTAGAGTAGGTGCAGATGATTATATTAAAAAGCCTTTCGATTTTGACGTATTGGTAGCAAGAATCGAAGCAAGATTAAGATTTGGCGGAACAAATGTTATTAAAATAGACGATCTTATAATAGATCCAGATGAAGAGAAAATAACATATCTTGGACAAGATATCGAGCTAAAAGGTAAACCTTTTGAGGTATTAACCCACCTGGCTCGCCACTCTGATCAAATAGTATCAAAAGAGCAGCTTTTAGATGCCATCTGGGAAGAGCCTGAGCTTGTTACTCCAAACGTAATCGAAGTAGCAATCAATCAAATACGCCAAAAAATGGACAAACCACTAAATATATCTACAATCGAAACCGTTAGAAGACGCGGATATAGATTTTGCTTTCCAAAAAAAGCTTAA
- a CDS encoding dihydroneopterin aldolase has product MITTLIKDYEFETIIGLLEFERLNPQKVRINVEFQSSDFIDYVEVINFIESIYNEHKFETVENSLEVCAKNLKDKFSSLTSLKMEILKTEILNNALVGARFESKY; this is encoded by the coding sequence ATGATAACGACGCTCATAAAAGATTATGAGTTTGAGACTATTATAGGGCTGCTTGAATTTGAGCGCTTAAACCCTCAAAAAGTACGTATAAATGTAGAATTTCAAAGTAGTGACTTTATAGACTATGTTGAAGTGATAAATTTTATAGAATCTATTTATAATGAACATAAATTTGAAACAGTTGAAAATTCACTTGAGGTCTGTGCCAAAAATCTAAAAGATAAATTTAGCTCTCTAACTTCACTAAAGATGGAAATTCTAAAAACAGAGATTCTTAATAATGCCTTGGTAGGAGCTAGGTTCGAGAGCAAATATTAA
- the plsY gene encoding glycerol-3-phosphate 1-O-acyltransferase PlsY, producing the protein MNENIIAYALAYLLGGIPFGLILAKIFGNVNIQNEGSKSIGATNVLRVLKEKNPKLAKKIAILTVVCDVLKGVLPILIAKFIGLSPATLWAMAVFSVIGHCYSPFLKFEGGKGVATGAGVLMIFLPVEVIVALVVWFVVGRVLKISSLASLAALLALIISTLIIHPKIPDIDSHAPIFIIAFIVFYKHIPNIKRLFSGQESKVI; encoded by the coding sequence ATGAACGAAAACATTATAGCTTATGCTCTAGCCTATCTTCTAGGAGGGATTCCATTTGGGCTAATCCTTGCTAAAATTTTTGGTAACGTAAATATACAAAATGAGGGCAGTAAAAGCATTGGCGCTACGAATGTTTTGCGCGTCTTAAAAGAAAAAAATCCCAAACTTGCCAAAAAGATAGCTATTCTAACTGTGGTTTGTGACGTACTAAAGGGCGTTTTGCCTATTTTGATAGCAAAATTTATAGGACTTAGCCCTGCTACCCTTTGGGCTATGGCTGTTTTTTCTGTTATTGGTCACTGCTATTCACCTTTTTTAAAATTTGAAGGCGGCAAAGGGGTGGCAACTGGAGCTGGTGTTTTGATGATATTTTTGCCTGTTGAGGTTATTGTGGCTCTTGTTGTCTGGTTTGTAGTCGGCAGAGTTCTAAAAATCAGCTCTTTAGCATCTTTGGCAGCGCTTCTTGCGCTGATCATCTCAACTCTTATCATTCATCCGAAAATCCCAGATATAGACTCTCACGCTCCTATTTTTATAATAGCATTTATAGTATTTTATAAGCATATTCCAAATATTAAAAGACTATTTAGCGGGCAAGAGAGTAAGGTGATATGA
- a CDS encoding DUF87 domain-containing protein: MKSIQENLKLFYIGLKDKEPFLYKNKDLTTHAAIIGMTGSGKTGLGIGILEEACIDNIPSFIIDPKGDMTNLLLAFDEMKADDFLPYMDENEAQNKGLSRSRLAQKEAEAWKNGIENSFQSLDRIRLFKDSAEFKIYTPKSSSGLSVALLGDFICPNIENEEEISEYISSLTSSVLSLIGIDIDINSKEHLLISNIFVNKFGLKEDLSLEELIGFIAEPPFNKIGVFDIEKFYPSSERMKLAVKLNTLLASPDFRAWLNGERLEISKMLFTKEGKAKCNIFTISHLNDSERMFFVTLLLNEIIAWMRKTEGTSSLRAILYMDEIFGFFPPNGNPPSKTPMLTLLKQARAHGLGVILSTQNPVDLDYKGLSNIGTWFIGRLQTAQDKARVIDGMTGIQGSSMDKNEIENLISNLAKRNFLLKNIHDDGLNVISTRWALSYLKGPLSREQISNLMRDKKAYLNIKNTKSEISSNNPKPILSQTIDQIYDLSLENEANGYLYAKAKVRFCDVKKRVDFTKDLNLLYRLEDDCSDIDWSEASEDVQIHISSEPKGKISYMPLPAKITGVKDFKEITKKFKEYIYRNVKLTLYSSLGLNSNPNESKEEFFIRLSDRCNEVLELETAKLNEKFTKERARLEEKLGKAVLKLEKEQRDVKNTGLEAAISVGASLIGALFGRNLLSRTNLGKVASGAKSANRVLKERDDVKLGEQAVADIETQIEELMAKFENEASELKLKNDIQNITIAEIEIAPKNSDIYGEKVYLLWK, from the coding sequence ATGAAATCTATACAAGAGAATTTAAAACTATTTTATATAGGACTAAAGGACAAAGAGCCGTTTTTGTATAAAAATAAGGATCTAACAACACATGCTGCTATTATAGGAATGACTGGTAGCGGGAAAACGGGTCTTGGTATAGGTATTTTAGAAGAGGCTTGCATAGACAATATCCCATCTTTTATCATAGACCCCAAGGGTGATATGACGAATTTGCTTTTAGCCTTTGATGAGATGAAGGCGGATGATTTTTTGCCATATATGGATGAAAATGAGGCGCAAAACAAAGGCTTAAGCAGATCCCGGTTGGCTCAAAAAGAGGCTGAAGCATGGAAAAACGGAATAGAAAATTCATTTCAAAGCTTAGATAGAATTAGGCTTTTTAAAGATAGTGCGGAGTTTAAAATTTATACTCCAAAAAGCTCTTCTGGCCTTAGCGTTGCTCTTCTTGGGGATTTTATATGTCCAAATATAGAGAATGAGGAGGAAATTTCTGAGTATATAAGCTCGCTCACTAGCTCGGTTTTGTCACTAATTGGTATAGATATAGATATAAATTCAAAAGAGCATCTTTTAATATCAAATATTTTTGTGAATAAATTCGGATTAAAAGAGGATCTTAGTTTAGAAGAACTCATTGGCTTCATAGCTGAGCCGCCGTTTAATAAAATTGGTGTTTTTGATATTGAGAAATTTTATCCATCTAGCGAGAGAATGAAGCTTGCCGTTAAGCTTAATACTCTTTTGGCAAGCCCTGATTTTCGTGCTTGGCTAAATGGAGAGAGGCTTGAAATTTCAAAGATGCTCTTTACAAAAGAGGGTAAAGCAAAATGTAATATTTTTACTATTTCTCACTTAAATGATAGTGAAAGAATGTTTTTTGTCACGCTTTTATTAAACGAGATAATTGCTTGGATGAGAAAAACAGAGGGAACAAGCTCGCTTAGGGCGATTTTATATATGGATGAAATTTTTGGATTTTTCCCGCCAAACGGTAACCCACCCTCGAAAACTCCAATGCTAACTCTTTTAAAACAGGCTCGTGCTCATGGGCTTGGAGTAATTTTAAGCACACAAAATCCGGTCGATCTTGACTATAAAGGACTTAGTAATATCGGCACTTGGTTTATTGGCAGGCTTCAAACCGCCCAAGATAAGGCCAGGGTAATAGATGGAATGACCGGGATTCAAGGCTCATCTATGGATAAAAACGAGATAGAAAATTTAATCTCAAATTTAGCTAAACGAAATTTCTTGCTTAAAAATATCCACGATGACGGACTTAATGTAATCTCTACAAGATGGGCTCTTAGCTATCTAAAAGGACCTTTAAGTAGAGAGCAAATTTCAAATTTGATGAGAGATAAGAAGGCCTATTTGAATATTAAAAATACAAAAAGTGAAATTTCAAGCAATAATCCAAAACCAATTTTATCTCAAACAATAGATCAAATTTATGATTTAAGCCTAGAAAATGAGGCTAACGGTTATTTATACGCTAAAGCTAAAGTTAGGTTTTGCGATGTCAAAAAGAGAGTCGATTTTACAAAAGATCTAAATTTGTTATATAGGTTAGAAGATGATTGTTCTGATATAGATTGGAGTGAGGCTAGCGAGGATGTTCAAATTCACATATCTAGTGAGCCAAAAGGAAAAATTTCTTATATGCCGCTTCCTGCTAAAATAACCGGAGTTAAGGATTTTAAAGAGATTACTAAAAAATTTAAAGAGTATATCTACCGAAATGTAAAACTAACTCTTTATAGCTCACTTGGGCTAAATTCAAATCCAAACGAAAGTAAAGAAGAGTTTTTTATACGTTTAAGCGATAGGTGTAATGAAGTTTTAGAACTAGAAACAGCAAAGCTTAATGAAAAATTTACAAAAGAGAGAGCAAGGCTTGAGGAAAAATTAGGCAAAGCTGTCTTAAAACTTGAAAAAGAGCAAAGGGATGTGAAAAATACAGGCCTTGAAGCTGCGATATCCGTAGGAGCTAGCCTGATCGGAGCTCTTTTTGGTAGAAATTTATTAAGTAGGACAAATTTAGGCAAGGTTGCAAGTGGCGCAAAATCTGCAAATAGAGTATTAAAAGAGCGCGATGATGTAAAGCTTGGCGAGCAGGCTGTGGCTGATATAGAGACTCAAATAGAGGAGCTTATGGCTAAATTTGAAAATGAAGCCAGTGAGCTAAAATTAAAAAATGATATACAAAATATCACTATAGCTGAAATTGAAATAGCGCCTAAAAATAGTGATATATATGGTGAGAAAGTCTATCTTTTGTGGAAATAA
- a CDS encoding PilZ domain-containing protein produces MNKDLHFSFIGGKAIILERAIDVFEKIINKNHSVHFLNLYNGVKVECFGKVLSIENEYVVCEVNLMQILAMKEERNAYIVQDEYFAKNIVADIVSVDIANSTVTLKNFTYANNLHANLRKFQRVYPNRYTKVILSDENGEIQGNLYDISEGGIGVISTNCGTFRSGGVIKAKFVLEIPATKEIKDIEVDLKLIVELVYRGAVRYCCQIIEGQDIQETINQFTKERVKDTVKELKEQLSLYQ; encoded by the coding sequence ATGAACAAAGATCTACATTTTAGTTTCATTGGCGGCAAGGCCATAATACTTGAAAGAGCGATTGATGTTTTTGAAAAAATTATTAACAAAAATCACTCTGTGCATTTTTTAAATTTATATAATGGTGTAAAAGTAGAGTGTTTCGGTAAAGTTTTGTCCATTGAAAATGAGTATGTCGTATGCGAAGTTAATCTTATGCAGATTTTGGCTATGAAAGAGGAGAGAAATGCCTATATAGTGCAAGATGAGTATTTTGCAAAAAATATAGTAGCTGATATAGTTTCTGTAGATATAGCAAATTCTACTGTAACTTTAAAAAATTTCACATACGCAAATAACCTGCATGCAAATTTAAGAAAATTCCAAAGAGTCTATCCAAATCGCTATACCAAAGTTATTCTAAGTGATGAAAATGGAGAAATTCAGGGGAATTTATATGATATTTCAGAGGGCGGAATAGGAGTAATTAGCACAAATTGCGGCACATTTAGAAGCGGAGGTGTTATAAAAGCCAAATTTGTCCTAGAAATTCCTGCAACCAAAGAGATAAAAGATATAGAAGTGGATTTGAAACTGATAGTAGAGCTTGTTTATAGGGGTGCCGTAAGGTACTGTTGTCAAATTATAGAAGGGCAAGATATTCAAGAAACTATAAATCAATTTACTAAAGAGCGTGTAAAAGATACTGTAAAAGAGCTAAAAGAGCAACTAAGTCTATACCAATAA
- a CDS encoding peroxiredoxin, whose translation MIVTKKAPDFTAAAVLGNNQIVNDFNLYKNIGEKGAVVFFYPMDFTFVCPSEIIAFDKRYDEFKSRGIEVIAVSCDNQFSHFAWKETPVSKGGIGQVRFPIVADMTKEIARGFDVLIDEAGVALRGSFLLDKDGTVRHAVVNDLPLGRNIDEMIRMVDTMIFTNEHGEVCPAGWNRGDKGMKADTAGVADYLAHNADKL comes from the coding sequence ATGATAGTAACAAAAAAAGCACCTGATTTTACAGCTGCAGCAGTTTTAGGTAATAATCAAATCGTAAATGATTTTAACCTATATAAAAATATTGGCGAAAAAGGCGCTGTAGTATTTTTCTATCCAATGGATTTTACCTTTGTTTGCCCAAGTGAGATAATAGCATTTGATAAGAGATATGATGAGTTTAAGTCTCGTGGTATAGAGGTTATAGCTGTATCTTGCGATAATCAATTCTCCCATTTTGCATGGAAAGAGACTCCAGTAAGCAAAGGCGGAATAGGTCAAGTTCGCTTCCCTATAGTAGCTGATATGACAAAAGAGATTGCACGCGGATTTGACGTGTTAATTGATGAGGCCGGTGTTGCACTGCGCGGATCTTTCTTATTGGATAAAGACGGCACGGTTCGCCATGCAGTAGTAAATGACCTGCCTCTTGGAAGAAATATAGACGAGATGATAAGAATGGTTGATACTATGATATTTACAAACGAGCATGGCGAGGTTTGCCCAGCAGGATGGAATAGGGGTGATAAGGGTATGAAAGCTGATACGGCTGGAGTAGCTGACTATCTAGCGCACAATGCAGATAAACTATAA
- a CDS encoding 4Fe-4S binding protein, with product MSVKITDICISCGSCIDECPVEAIVDDSDNPTGEDIYYVYADKCVECVGHNDEPACASACPTDGCIVWDMPYEGQPSRSEIGADMRKGETAVIA from the coding sequence ATGTCAGTAAAAATTACAGATATTTGTATCAGTTGCGGATCGTGTATAGACGAATGTCCGGTAGAAGCCATAGTGGATGATAGCGATAATCCAACCGGAGAAGATATATACTATGTATACGCAGATAAATGCGTAGAATGCGTAGGACACAATGACGAGCCAGCCTGTGCATCAGCCTGTCCGACCGACGGCTGTATCGTATGGGATATGCCTTACGAAGGCCAGCCGTCACGCAGTGAAATTGGCGCAGACATGAGAAAGGGCGAAACTGCTGTTATAGCTTAA
- the ndk gene encoding nucleoside-diphosphate kinase, which translates to MQRTLSIIKPDAVKKGVIGKIVDRFESNGLRIAAMKKIRLSKCDAKKFYAVHSKRPFFNDLVEFMTSGPVVIMVLEGENAVAKNRELMGATNPKEAAPGTIRADFAENIDANAVHGSDSLENAKIEIEFFFASRDIC; encoded by the coding sequence ATGCAAAGAACACTTTCTATCATAAAGCCTGATGCTGTAAAAAAAGGCGTAATCGGTAAAATAGTAGATAGATTTGAAAGCAACGGACTTAGAATAGCTGCTATGAAAAAAATTAGACTGAGCAAATGCGATGCTAAGAAATTTTATGCAGTTCATTCAAAGAGACCATTTTTCAATGATTTGGTTGAATTTATGACTAGCGGACCAGTTGTTATTATGGTTCTTGAGGGAGAAAATGCGGTAGCTAAAAATAGAGAGCTAATGGGCGCAACAAATCCTAAAGAAGCCGCTCCTGGAACTATTAGAGCCGATTTTGCAGAAAATATTGATGCAAATGCGGTCCATGGAAGCGACAGTCTAGAAAATGCAAAAATAGAAATTGAATTTTTCTTTGCATCCAGAGATATCTGCTAA
- the rpmF gene encoding 50S ribosomal protein L32, whose protein sequence is MAVPKRRVSHTRAAKRRTHYKVTLPIPVKDKDGSWKMPHRVNKTTGEY, encoded by the coding sequence ATGGCAGTACCTAAGAGAAGAGTGAGTCATACACGTGCAGCAAAACGTAGAACACACTATAAAGTAACACTTCCTATACCTGTTAAAGATAAAGACGGTTCATGGAAAATGCCTCATCGTGTAAATAAAACAACCGGTGAGTACTAA
- the plsX gene encoding phosphate acyltransferase PlsX has protein sequence MTSICIDAMGGDFGPKPIIEGVVEALETVKFSAVLAGKEEVLKPLVPSHLQKYISYIEATETISMSDGATNALKKKDSTIYKAIELLKNKEVKAVVSAGHSGATMSLATLRVGRIQNVLRPAIATLMPNVLGKKTLVMDVGANVDCKAEHLFQFAIMGEAYVKEILKIKKPKIGLLSNGEEESKGNEVTKETFALMSKLDCFVGNVEGNQIFDGSVDVVICDGFVGNILLKTSEGVADAITKIIKKHVKKSPIAIAGSLLMKKVFKTLKQQVDYDEYGGAPLLGVDGCVIISHGKSNAKAIKNAIFQALNFADSEINKVIKDELLSFAR, from the coding sequence ATGACAAGCATTTGCATTGATGCAATGGGCGGGGACTTTGGTCCTAAACCAATAATAGAGGGTGTTGTAGAGGCTTTAGAAACTGTTAAATTTAGTGCTGTTTTGGCAGGAAAAGAAGAAGTTTTAAAACCTCTAGTACCATCTCATCTACAAAAATACATAAGCTACATAGAAGCAACCGAAACAATATCAATGTCTGATGGTGCCACAAATGCACTAAAGAAAAAAGATAGCACAATATATAAGGCTATAGAACTCCTAAAAAACAAAGAAGTTAAAGCAGTAGTTTCGGCAGGTCATAGCGGTGCCACAATGAGTCTAGCTACTCTTAGAGTAGGTAGAATCCAAAACGTATTACGCCCTGCGATTGCTACGCTTATGCCAAATGTTTTAGGCAAAAAAACTCTTGTAATGGATGTCGGAGCTAACGTAGATTGTAAAGCGGAACATCTTTTTCAGTTTGCAATCATGGGCGAAGCTTATGTCAAAGAAATTCTTAAAATAAAAAAACCAAAAATAGGACTTCTTTCTAACGGAGAAGAAGAAAGCAAAGGCAATGAAGTCACAAAAGAAACATTTGCTCTCATGTCTAAGCTAGATTGTTTCGTAGGTAATGTTGAAGGCAATCAAATTTTTGACGGTAGCGTAGATGTCGTGATATGCGATGGATTCGTAGGAAATATCCTGTTAAAAACAAGCGAGGGCGTAGCTGACGCCATAACAAAAATAATAAAAAAACATGTCAAAAAATCACCTATAGCGATAGCTGGCTCCCTTTTGATGAAAAAAGTTTTTAAAACTTTAAAACAGCAAGTCGATTACGATGAATACGGAGGAGCGCCACTACTTGGCGTAGATGGTTGTGTAATCATAAGCCATGGTAAAAGCAATGCAAAAGCTATAAAAAACGCTATATTTCAAGCTCTAAATTTTGCAGACTCAGAGATAAATAAAGTTATCAAAGACGAGCTTTTAAGCTTTGCAAGGTAA